A window of the Cheilinus undulatus linkage group 21, ASM1832078v1, whole genome shotgun sequence genome harbors these coding sequences:
- the si:dkeyp-113d7.1 gene encoding zinc finger protein 260, with product MTDLESECLSLGLPPECGSPPPPLDASLQVDCGPGPASTTPTPTLALLSSDCPTPTLSSLAAEIAEPLVMLPCVKSEPEDGDLEPIRTVDLSEIQPLSTAELGQDQIKMEISGLDYIKSEHHGHHGDHHLGHFHHSDVTELDYKSHYEPSSVFDYISQVTDTLEYIKSDHHVDLHCYYTTELSSLKCEYPESNAFSGHHNGLESIHMAELRTELNKLRPDAVLLDGMGKLDSEFGGGALYELQPAQDGKTTAEGTAVNGQTGAPVPVTKTQNPTVRKPRNMQGEKPFSCTQCGKNFSTLGNLKTHQRIHTGERPYTCSQCGKSFGQAGNLKRHQLIHTGQKPYVCAHCPKGFTKADDLRSHQRLHTGERPFICVTCGKSFGQSKELKAHQLSHTGERPFCCQHCGKSFSKETSYRNHVQIHTGEKPFTCSQCGKTFSNSGVLKTHEKIHSGERPFGCTQCGKSFGRLGHLKAHQQIHTGERPYACPQCGKTFSQSGHLKAHEQIHKRERVDTASSSNSSMGSDSS from the exons ATGACAGACTTAGAGAGTGAGTGTTTGAGCCTCGGCCTGCCCCCCGAGTGCGGCTCCCCTCCCCCACCCCTGGACGCCTCCTTGCAGGTGGACTGTGGCCCAGGGCCCGCCTCCACTACCCCGACGCCCACCCTGGCTCTTTTGTCGTCAGACTGCCCCACCCCCACGCTGAGCTCACTGGCGGCGGAGATTGCCGAGCCACTGGTGATGCTGCCGTGCGTCAAGAGTGAGCCAGAGGACGGCGACCTGGAGCCCATCCGGACTGTGGACCTGTCTGAGATCCAACCGCTGTCCACAGCTGAGCTGGGCCAGGACCAGATCAAGATGGAGATCAGTGGGCTTGATTATATCAAGTCTGAGCATCACGGTCACCACGGCGACCACCACCTGGGCCATTTCCACCACAGTGATGTCACAGAGCTGGACTACAAGTCGCATTACGAGCCGAGCTCTGTATTCGACTACATCTCACAG gtgaCAGACACGCTGGAATACATCAAGTCTGACCACCATGTGGACCTGCACTGTTACTACACCACCGAGCTGAGCTCCCTGAAGTGTGAGTACCCAGAGTCCAACGCCTTCTCAGGTCATCACAACGGTCTAGAGTCCATCCACATGGCCGAGCTTCGCACCGAGCTCAACAAGCTGCGTCCTGACGCAGTGCTCCTGGACGGCATGGGCAAACTGGACTCTGAGTTTGGAGGGGGGGCGCTGTACGAGCTGCAGCCTGCCCAGGATGGGAAGACTACAGCTGAGGGGACAGCTGTAAATGGGCAGACGGGAGCTCCTGTCCCTGTGACCAAAACCCAAAACCCCACTGTGAGGAAACCCCGGAACATGCAGGGTGAGAAGCCGTTCTCCTGCACACAGTGCGGCAAGAACTTCAGCACACTGGGGAACCTGAAGACACACCAACGAATCCACACGGGGGAGCGACCCTACACCTGCTCACAGTGTGGTAAGAGCTTTGGCCAGGCCGGAAACCTCAAACGCCACCAGTTGATCCACACGGGCCAGAAGCCATACGTGTGCGCTCACTGTCCCAAAGGCTTCACAAAGGCAGACGACCTGCGCTCTCACCAGCGGCTGCACACTGGCGAGCGGCCGTTCATCTGCGTCACCTGCGGGAAAAGCTTCGGCCAATCCAAAGAGCTGAAGGCTCACCAGCTCAGTCACACGGGCGAGCGGCCTTTCTGCTGCCAGCACTGTGGCAAGAGCTTCAGCAAGGAGACCAGCTACCGGAACCATGTGCAGAtccacacaggtgagaagcctttcACCTGCTCGCAGTGCGGAAAGACATTCAGCAACTCAGGCGTCTTAAAGACCCACGAGAAGATCCACTCAGGCGAGCGGCCATTCGGCTGCACGCAGTGCGGGAAGAGCTTCGGCCGCCTCGGACACCTGAAGGCTCACCAGCAGATCCACACAGGGGAGCGGCCGTACGCCTGCCCCCAGTGTGGGAAGACTTTCAGCCAGTCAGGTCACCTCAAAGCTCACGAGCAGATCCACAAACGAGAGCGCGTGGACACTGCGAgtagcagcaacagcagcatggGCAGCGACAGCAGCTAA